A part of Olleya sp. Bg11-27 genomic DNA contains:
- a CDS encoding phosphoenolpyruvate carboxylase, which translates to MSLQPKLTRFNQNVLSKYQIYNGIFMTLPFDTITKTGVLLPLFHETCKNGFDGGDNPTVIVDTFFKKYQARRSDKSKIDLLFRFIQYIERQVVLFDAIEDAAFPIVNNMDGIGTLRSLKESAAAEGKLDKLREYLEEFKVRIVLTAHPTQFYPGAVLGIITDLTEAVKQNDLLRINDLLAQLGKTPFFKHEKPTPYDEAVSLIWYLENVFYDSFGTIYDYIQQNIFDGQHIDNEIINIGFWPGGDRDGNPFVTPEITVKVAKRLHETIIKNYHKDIRKLKRKLTFQGVEARVSKIESELYKKILNEKSSITLEGFVSELKEIRQIIIDKHQSLYVTEITSLLNKLHLFGFHFSSLDIRQDSRVHHSIFTTMVDSMIENGSKDIPGNYHELPEKEQVKLLSEVKGTVDLSLIKDEETLKALNTIKALKSIQETNGELAANRYIISNNQTTLHVMQLFAMLKLVAFQDDLTVDVGPLFETITDLENAHLVMEELYTNPAYAKHLKARGNKQTIMLGFSDGTKDGGYLMANWAIYKAKERLTAISRKYDVTVIFFDGRGGPPARGGGKTHNFYASLGPTIEDKEVQLTIQGQTISSNFGTLDSSQYNLEQLISSGIYNSLSDTDLRMVPENRVVMDNLAKLSYEAYVDFKNHPKFISYLEHMSTLKYYAKTNIGSRPSKRGKAEGLVFEDLRAIPFVGSWSQLKQNVPGFFGVGTALKHYEDAGEFEKAQKLFQTSSFFKTLIENSMMSLSKSFFDLTKYMSDDPEYGAFWNVIYTEYKTTKRLILKLTGYTELMEEEPSGKASIKVRESIVLPLLTIQQFALKQIQELEKADEKDTELIAVYEKLVTRSLFGNINASRNSA; encoded by the coding sequence ATGTCTTTACAACCTAAATTAACACGTTTTAATCAAAATGTATTGTCAAAATATCAAATATATAATGGTATTTTTATGACACTGCCTTTCGATACTATTACAAAAACAGGAGTCTTACTTCCTTTGTTTCATGAAACCTGTAAAAACGGATTTGATGGAGGAGATAACCCGACGGTGATTGTCGATACTTTTTTTAAAAAATATCAAGCAAGACGTTCTGATAAAAGTAAAATAGATTTATTATTTCGTTTTATTCAATATATAGAACGCCAAGTCGTTTTATTTGATGCTATAGAGGATGCTGCATTTCCTATTGTTAATAATATGGACGGGATTGGTACGCTTCGTAGTTTAAAAGAAAGCGCTGCTGCGGAAGGTAAACTGGATAAATTACGTGAGTATTTAGAAGAATTTAAAGTTAGGATTGTGCTAACCGCCCATCCAACACAATTTTATCCCGGAGCAGTTTTGGGTATCATTACAGATTTGACAGAGGCAGTAAAACAAAATGATCTATTGAGAATCAACGATTTATTGGCTCAATTAGGGAAAACACCTTTTTTTAAGCATGAAAAACCAACACCTTATGATGAGGCAGTTAGTTTAATTTGGTATTTAGAAAATGTGTTTTATGACTCTTTCGGAACAATTTATGACTATATCCAACAAAATATTTTTGATGGTCAACATATAGATAACGAGATTATTAATATTGGATTTTGGCCAGGAGGAGATAGAGATGGTAATCCATTTGTAACACCAGAAATCACGGTAAAAGTAGCCAAAAGGTTACATGAAACTATTATAAAAAATTACCATAAAGATATTAGAAAGTTAAAGCGTAAACTGACTTTTCAAGGGGTAGAAGCACGTGTTTCTAAAATAGAAAGCGAATTATATAAAAAGATTCTTAACGAAAAATCGAGTATTACTTTAGAGGGTTTTGTTTCAGAATTAAAAGAAATTAGACAAATTATAATTGATAAACATCAGTCTTTATATGTTACGGAGATTACTAGTTTGTTAAATAAGTTACATTTATTTGGTTTTCATTTTTCAAGTTTAGACATACGCCAAGATAGTAGAGTACATCACTCAATATTTACAACGATGGTGGATTCTATGATAGAAAATGGAAGTAAAGATATACCTGGTAATTATCATGAGTTACCAGAAAAGGAGCAAGTAAAACTATTATCTGAGGTAAAAGGGACTGTAGATTTATCTTTAATTAAAGACGAAGAAACACTTAAAGCACTTAATACTATAAAAGCATTAAAGTCTATTCAAGAGACCAATGGAGAGTTGGCAGCAAACCGTTATATTATAAGTAATAACCAAACCACTTTACATGTCATGCAATTATTTGCTATGCTTAAATTGGTTGCTTTTCAGGATGATTTAACTGTGGATGTTGGACCGCTTTTCGAAACTATTACCGATTTAGAAAATGCGCATTTAGTAATGGAAGAGTTGTATACTAATCCTGCTTATGCTAAACACTTAAAAGCCAGAGGAAATAAACAAACGATCATGTTAGGGTTTAGTGATGGGACAAAAGATGGTGGTTATTTAATGGCTAACTGGGCTATTTATAAAGCAAAAGAGCGTTTAACAGCTATTTCTAGAAAATATGATGTTACTGTGATCTTTTTTGATGGGCGTGGTGGACCGCCTGCACGTGGAGGCGGAAAAACACATAATTTTTATGCGTCTTTAGGGCCAACAATTGAGGATAAAGAAGTACAGTTAACTATCCAAGGACAAACGATTAGTTCTAATTTTGGTACGTTAGATTCGTCACAATATAACTTAGAGCAGTTAATTAGTTCTGGGATTTATAATAGTTTAAGTGATACAGATTTACGTATGGTGCCGGAAAATAGAGTGGTTATGGATAATCTTGCAAAGCTTAGTTATGAAGCTTATGTCGATTTTAAAAATCACCCCAAGTTTATATCGTACTTAGAACATATGAGTACCTTAAAATATTATGCAAAAACTAATATTGGAAGTCGACCATCAAAACGAGGGAAGGCCGAAGGTTTAGTGTTTGAAGATTTAAGAGCTATACCATTTGTAGGGTCTTGGAGTCAATTAAAACAGAACGTCCCAGGATTTTTCGGTGTGGGTACAGCTTTAAAACATTATGAAGATGCTGGCGAATTCGAAAAAGCTCAAAAATTATTTCAGACATCTAGTTTCTTTAAAACATTAATAGAAAACAGTATGATGTCTTTATCAAAATCATTTTTTGATTTGACAAAGTATATGAGTGACGATCCTGAATATGGAGCATTTTGGAATGTGATTTATACGGAGTATAAAACAACAAAACGTCTAATTTTAAAACTTACTGGTTATACAGAATTGATGGAGGAAGAGCCTTCAGGAAAAGCGTCTATAAAAGTTAGAGAATCTATTGTATTGCCATTATTAACAATCCAACAATTTGCTTTAAAGCAAATTCAAGAATTAGAAAAAGCCGATGAAAAGGATACAGAACTAATTGCAGTTTATGAAAAACTAGTAACACGTTCATTATTTGGAAATATTAACGCCAGTCGTAATTCAGCATAA
- a CDS encoding homocysteine S-methyltransferase family protein has protein sequence MANIKEELQKRILVLDGAMGTMLQAYKFSEDDFRGERFKDYASPLQGNNDLLSITQPEAIKTIHGKYFEAGADIIETNTFSGTTIAMADYQMEDLVYELNYQSAKIAKEVADEFTAKEPHKPRFVAGSIGPTNRTASMSPDVNDPGYRAVTFNDLRVAYKQQVEALIDGGADLLLVETVFDTLNAKAALFAIEEVKDERSIDIPIMLSGTITDASGRTLSGQTAEAFLISVSHIPLLSVGFNCALGANLLQPHLEAIASKTDFAISAHPNAGLPNAFGEYDETPEEMGEQIEEYLKKDLINIIGGCCGTSPEHIKVIASIAAKYTPRRHSELVSESNEV, from the coding sequence ATGGCAAATATTAAAGAAGAATTACAAAAACGAATTTTAGTGTTAGATGGTGCTATGGGTACCATGCTACAAGCTTATAAATTTTCTGAAGATGATTTTAGAGGAGAACGTTTTAAAGATTATGCGTCTCCATTACAAGGAAATAACGATTTGTTATCTATTACACAGCCAGAAGCTATAAAAACCATTCATGGTAAATATTTTGAAGCTGGTGCAGATATTATAGAAACCAATACATTTTCAGGGACCACTATTGCTATGGCAGATTACCAAATGGAAGATTTGGTTTACGAGCTAAATTACCAATCGGCTAAAATAGCTAAAGAAGTGGCGGATGAGTTTACGGCAAAAGAACCGCATAAACCACGCTTTGTGGCAGGTTCAATTGGACCAACAAATCGTACGGCTAGCATGTCTCCAGATGTAAACGATCCTGGTTACAGGGCGGTTACTTTTAACGATTTACGTGTTGCTTACAAACAACAAGTAGAAGCATTAATAGATGGTGGTGCAGATTTACTTTTAGTAGAAACAGTTTTCGATACTTTAAATGCTAAAGCAGCTTTGTTTGCTATTGAAGAAGTTAAAGACGAAAGGAGTATTGATATTCCTATTATGTTAAGTGGTACGATTACAGATGCTTCTGGGCGCACGTTATCAGGACAAACAGCAGAGGCTTTTTTAATTTCGGTATCACATATTCCATTGTTGTCTGTTGGTTTTAATTGTGCTTTAGGCGCTAATTTATTACAACCACATTTAGAAGCGATTGCTAGTAAAACCGATTTTGCTATTTCTGCACATCCAAATGCGGGCTTGCCAAATGCTTTTGGGGAATACGATGAGACTCCCGAAGAAATGGGAGAGCAAATAGAAGAATATTTAAAAAAGGATTTAATAAATATTATTGGAGGTTGTTGTGGTACAAGTCCAGAACATATTAAAGTGATAGCTTCTATTGCAGCAAAATATACGCCGCGTCGTCATTCTGAACTTGTTTCAGAATCAAATGAAGTTTAA
- a CDS encoding O-acetylhomoserine aminocarboxypropyltransferase/cysteine synthase family protein, protein MSTQKFATQALHAGHDTSKTGGTRAVPIYQTSSYVFDDSDDAAGRFNLSVPGFIYTRLNNPTNDILEQRIAALEGGVAAVATASGTAAISTTLLTLLKAGDHIVASSSLYGGTYNLLSVTLPRHGITTTFVDPSDPENFSKAAQENTRAIFVESLGNPKLDVLDLEAISKEAKAVKVPLIVDNTVATPYLLNPIAHGANIVIHSLTKYINGNGTSLGGIIIDAGTFDWTNGKFPEFTEPSAGYHGLVYSEAIGAAAFIAKVRIEGLRDYGGALSPFNAFQIIQGLETLELRILKHSQNALELAKWLQEQPEVTWVNYPGLQTSKYNSLAKKYLPKGQSGVVTFGVDGGFESAKKIADTTKLFSLLANIGDTKSLIIHPASTTHQQLSDEAQQLTGVTKDLIRLSVGIENIEDLKADLKEAFIVVKKTVLA, encoded by the coding sequence ATGAGTACACAAAAATTTGCAACACAAGCGTTGCACGCAGGACATGACACAAGTAAAACAGGAGGAACTAGAGCGGTTCCTATTTATCAAACATCATCTTATGTTTTTGATGATTCAGATGACGCCGCAGGACGATTTAATCTCTCTGTTCCAGGCTTTATTTACACGCGTTTAAACAACCCAACAAACGATATTTTAGAACAGCGTATCGCAGCACTAGAAGGTGGTGTTGCGGCAGTTGCAACTGCATCTGGTACCGCAGCAATTTCTACAACATTATTAACCTTGTTAAAAGCAGGCGACCATATTGTGGCATCCAGTAGTTTGTATGGCGGAACGTATAATTTATTAAGCGTAACGCTACCAAGACATGGTATTACTACAACATTTGTAGATCCTTCAGATCCAGAAAATTTTAGCAAAGCAGCACAAGAAAATACAAGAGCAATTTTTGTAGAGTCTTTAGGGAATCCAAAATTGGACGTGTTAGATTTAGAGGCTATTTCTAAAGAAGCAAAAGCTGTAAAAGTGCCATTAATTGTAGATAATACAGTGGCAACGCCTTATTTATTAAACCCAATTGCGCATGGAGCAAACATTGTCATCCATTCTTTAACCAAATATATTAATGGTAATGGAACATCGCTTGGTGGTATCATTATAGATGCAGGAACATTTGATTGGACTAACGGAAAATTCCCTGAGTTTACAGAACCATCTGCTGGTTACCATGGTTTAGTTTATAGCGAAGCTATTGGTGCGGCTGCATTTATTGCTAAAGTTAGAATTGAAGGTTTAAGAGATTATGGTGGCGCATTAAGTCCGTTTAACGCTTTTCAAATCATTCAAGGATTGGAAACATTGGAATTAAGAATTTTAAAGCACTCTCAAAATGCTTTAGAACTAGCAAAATGGTTACAAGAACAACCAGAAGTAACTTGGGTAAATTATCCAGGATTACAGACTAGTAAATATAATAGTTTAGCTAAAAAGTACTTACCAAAAGGGCAAAGTGGTGTGGTTACTTTTGGGGTTGATGGCGGTTTTGAATCGGCTAAAAAAATAGCAGATACCACAAAGCTATTCTCGCTATTAGCCAATATTGGTGATACAAAATCTTTGATTATTCACCCAGCAAGCACAACGCATCAACAATTAAGTGATGAAGCGCAACAATTAACGGGAGTCACTAAAGACTTAATTAGACTGTCTGTAGGAATTGAAAATATAGAAGATTTAAAAGCCGATTTAAAAGAAGCTTTTATAGTCGTTAAAAAAACAGTTTTAGCTTAA
- a CDS encoding rhodanese-like domain-containing protein has product MSNNSEFKNIQEYLDKGAVILDVRTEGEYNEGHVENSLHIVLDELEYEIDQLKALEKPIITCCRSGARSERAKELLEASGIDVINGGPWENVESYF; this is encoded by the coding sequence ATGAGTAATAATTCAGAATTTAAAAACATTCAAGAGTATCTAGATAAAGGTGCTGTAATATTAGATGTAAGAACAGAAGGCGAGTATAATGAAGGTCATGTAGAGAATTCATTACATATTGTTTTAGATGAGTTGGAATATGAAATAGACCAATTAAAAGCACTTGAAAAACCAATAATAACATGTTGTAGAAGTGGTGCTAGAAGCGAAAGAGCAAAAGAACTTTTAGAAGCAAGCGGCATAGATGTTATTAACGGAGGACCTTGGGAGAATGTAGAGTCTTACTTCTAA
- a CDS encoding antibiotic biosynthesis monooxygenase family protein → MILEVAILNIKEGLSQEFEQTFEVAQDIISSIKGYISHQLKKCVEEDDKYILLVNWETIEDHEIGFRQSEEYKQWKALLHHFYEPFPTVEHYK, encoded by the coding sequence ATGATTTTAGAAGTCGCTATTTTAAATATAAAAGAAGGATTGTCTCAAGAATTTGAACAAACATTTGAGGTTGCTCAAGATATTATTTCTTCAATAAAAGGGTATATCTCGCATCAATTAAAAAAGTGTGTTGAAGAAGACGATAAGTACATATTATTAGTGAACTGGGAAACGATTGAAGATCATGAAATCGGATTTAGACAGTCGGAAGAATACAAACAATGGAAAGCATTATTACATCACTTTTATGAGCCTTTTCCAACAGTAGAACATTATAAATAA
- a CDS encoding OsmC family protein, with translation MSDLKFSVAGVSTSATQFVGKSRQFKLIIDEPEALNGTDEGANPVEYILAGFAGCVNVVGHLVAKELGFKIDKLNIEVSGDINPDKFLGISNNERAGFKNIELKLVPETTASIETLVKWLEIVEARCPVRDNLSNNTPVKISVEKEYNLK, from the coding sequence ATGAGTGATTTAAAATTTTCAGTAGCAGGAGTAAGTACATCTGCGACACAATTTGTTGGAAAATCAAGACAGTTTAAATTAATAATAGATGAACCCGAAGCTTTAAATGGTACAGACGAAGGTGCTAACCCAGTAGAATATATTCTTGCAGGCTTTGCTGGCTGTGTTAACGTTGTTGGTCATTTAGTAGCAAAAGAGCTTGGTTTTAAAATAGATAAATTGAATATAGAAGTATCAGGAGACATTAATCCAGATAAGTTTTTAGGGATATCAAATAATGAACGAGCAGGTTTTAAAAATATCGAATTAAAACTAGTACCAGAAACGACTGCAAGTATTGAAACATTAGTTAAATGGTTAGAAATTGTTGAAGCACGATGTCCCGTTAGAGATAATTTATCTAATAATACACCAGTAAAAATCTCAGTAGAAAAAGAATACAATCTTAAGTAA
- the thrA gene encoding bifunctional aspartate kinase/homoserine dehydrogenase I, whose protein sequence is MKDLQYIESIDYITQSDKATTIKLSYQLFGKVLHTAPIVLINHALTGNSNVTGADGWWSDLVGDGKVIDTKAYTVLAFNIPGNGYDGFLIENYKDFIARDIAKLFLIGLEKLSIDSVYAVIGGSLGGGIAWEMAVLKPNLATHFIPVATDWKATDWLMANCQIQEQFLVNSKNPVHDARMHAMLCYRTPESFKSRFQRSKNETLDLFNVESWLLHHGNKLQERFQLSAYKLMNQLLRSIDVTKGRESNNKVLDGIQSKITIVAVDSDLFFTAEENRETQKQLALTHPNVTYNEINSIHGHDAFLIEFEQLENIIKGIFKPKLKEKKMKILKFGGKSLANGEGLNRVISIIENKVKAEENIAVVVSARGKATDQLEAILERAVKDQSYAVELEAFKKDQKGTVLVDFETEFSRLDSLFAGVQLLGDYSQKIKDEVLAQGELISAKLITALLLEKNINAKVADARTLIKTDDTFGNAKPVDALSKKNVVAYFKQNNGTTVNIVTGFIASNRDGKTTTLGRNGSNYTAALLANYLDAEELQNYTHVNGIYTANPDLVEDARKIERLSFTEANELANFGTTILHAKTIIPLIEKNIPLRILNTFNPEDKGTIITAQNKDKGIRSLSVLDNVALVNIEGRGLLGKVGVDARIFTALSKENISVSIISQGSSERGIGLVIEAEHANRAVIVLEQEFENDFYSQDINKISVIDDVSVISIIGQELSTFHKPFNALIKNQIIPILFNNTITGENVSIVVRKKELHKALNVIHGEIFGISKKINLAIFGHGLVGSALINQIIASAEDIEKRKGIKLNIFAIANSRKALFSKNGIDKNWKNTLEANGESYKIEDVFQFAKKNHLENLIAIDNTSSLDFVSNYIKLVEQGFDLVSSNKIANTIDLEFYNQLRNTLEKHQKSYLYETNVGAGLPLIDTIKLLHLSGENIVRIRGVFSGSLSYLFNTFSSEDTSFATVLQQALDKGFTEPNPREDLSGNDVARKLLILARELDLHNELSDVIIENLIPEPLREIETANFLESLDEMNAVFQTKKEAQKEGHVLRYIGDLHGDLSQENGAQLDVKLESVPSQSPLGALQGADSIFEIYTESYGEKPIVIQGAGAGASVTARGVFGDILRLTEKNN, encoded by the coding sequence ATGAAAGATTTACAATACATAGAAAGTATCGATTATATTACCCAAAGCGATAAGGCAACGACAATAAAGTTGTCTTATCAGCTTTTTGGTAAAGTATTACATACCGCTCCAATTGTATTGATAAATCATGCATTAACAGGTAATAGTAATGTTACAGGTGCAGATGGTTGGTGGTCAGATTTGGTTGGAGATGGAAAAGTAATAGACACTAAAGCGTATACTGTTTTAGCATTTAATATTCCTGGAAATGGATACGATGGCTTTTTAATTGAAAACTACAAAGATTTTATAGCAAGAGATATTGCGAAGCTGTTTCTTATTGGGTTAGAAAAACTAAGTATCGATTCTGTGTATGCCGTAATTGGAGGCTCTCTTGGTGGTGGTATTGCATGGGAAATGGCGGTTTTAAAACCCAATTTGGCAACACATTTTATTCCTGTGGCTACCGATTGGAAAGCTACCGACTGGTTAATGGCAAATTGTCAAATTCAAGAACAGTTTTTAGTTAATTCTAAAAATCCAGTGCATGACGCTCGCATGCATGCTATGTTGTGCTATCGTACTCCGGAGTCTTTTAAATCAAGGTTTCAACGTTCTAAAAACGAAACATTAGATTTATTTAATGTCGAAAGTTGGTTGCTTCATCATGGTAATAAATTACAGGAACGTTTTCAGTTATCGGCTTATAAATTAATGAATCAATTACTACGTAGCATTGATGTGACTAAAGGAAGAGAATCAAATAACAAGGTGTTAGATGGTATTCAATCTAAAATTACAATTGTTGCGGTAGATTCTGATTTGTTTTTTACTGCTGAAGAAAACCGAGAAACGCAAAAACAATTAGCGTTAACACATCCAAATGTGACTTATAATGAGATTAATTCAATTCATGGTCACGATGCATTTTTAATAGAGTTCGAGCAACTCGAAAATATAATTAAAGGCATTTTTAAGCCCAAGTTAAAAGAAAAGAAAATGAAGATATTAAAATTTGGAGGCAAATCTCTAGCCAATGGCGAAGGTTTAAATCGTGTTATTTCTATCATAGAAAATAAAGTTAAAGCCGAAGAAAATATAGCTGTTGTTGTTTCTGCAAGAGGAAAAGCAACAGACCAATTGGAGGCTATTCTTGAGAGAGCAGTAAAAGACCAATCTTATGCTGTAGAATTGGAGGCCTTTAAAAAGGATCAAAAAGGAACGGTTTTAGTAGATTTTGAAACCGAATTTTCAAGACTAGATAGTCTGTTTGCAGGTGTACAATTATTAGGTGATTATAGTCAGAAAATTAAAGATGAAGTTTTAGCACAAGGCGAATTAATTTCAGCTAAATTAATTACGGCATTATTACTAGAAAAAAATATTAATGCAAAAGTAGCAGACGCTAGAACGTTAATAAAAACAGATGACACCTTTGGTAATGCAAAACCAGTTGATGCGTTGTCTAAGAAGAATGTAGTTGCTTATTTTAAACAAAATAATGGCACTACAGTTAATATTGTTACTGGTTTTATAGCGTCTAATAGAGACGGTAAAACCACAACGTTAGGTCGTAATGGAAGTAATTATACGGCAGCATTGTTAGCTAATTATTTAGATGCTGAAGAATTACAGAATTACACACATGTTAATGGTATTTATACGGCGAATCCGGATTTAGTAGAAGATGCTAGAAAAATAGAGCGATTATCTTTTACGGAAGCTAATGAGTTGGCTAATTTCGGAACGACTATTTTACATGCAAAAACTATTATTCCTTTAATAGAGAAAAATATTCCGCTTCGCATTCTAAATACGTTTAATCCGGAAGATAAAGGCACAATAATTACAGCACAAAATAAAGATAAAGGCATACGCTCATTATCAGTATTAGATAATGTGGCATTAGTAAATATCGAAGGACGAGGCTTATTGGGTAAGGTTGGAGTTGATGCTAGAATTTTTACAGCTTTAAGTAAAGAGAATATAAGCGTTAGTATTATTTCTCAAGGCTCTTCAGAGCGTGGTATTGGTTTGGTTATTGAAGCTGAACATGCAAATAGAGCCGTTATTGTTTTAGAACAAGAGTTTGAAAACGATTTTTACTCGCAAGACATTAATAAAATTAGTGTTATAGACGATGTGTCTGTCATTTCAATTATTGGTCAAGAGTTAAGCACGTTTCATAAACCGTTTAATGCTTTAATAAAAAATCAAATTATCCCTATCCTTTTTAATAATACCATTACTGGCGAAAATGTGAGTATTGTAGTTAGAAAAAAGGAACTTCATAAAGCCTTGAATGTTATTCATGGAGAGATCTTCGGAATTTCTAAAAAGATAAATCTAGCCATTTTTGGTCATGGTTTAGTCGGTAGCGCATTGATTAATCAAATAATTGCTTCAGCTGAAGATATTGAAAAAAGAAAAGGCATTAAGCTTAATATTTTTGCGATTGCCAATTCTAGAAAAGCGCTTTTCAGTAAAAACGGCATCGATAAAAATTGGAAAAACACACTAGAAGCAAATGGTGAAAGCTATAAGATTGAAGATGTTTTTCAATTTGCAAAAAAGAATCATTTAGAGAATTTAATAGCTATAGATAACACGTCAAGTTTAGACTTTGTATCCAATTATATTAAGTTGGTGGAGCAAGGTTTCGATTTAGTATCGTCTAATAAAATAGCAAATACTATCGATTTAGAGTTTTATAACCAATTGCGTAATACTTTAGAAAAACACCAAAAAAGTTATTTATACGAAACTAATGTAGGTGCGGGTTTACCATTAATTGATACAATTAAATTATTACATCTTTCTGGCGAAAATATTGTGCGTATTCGCGGCGTGTTTTCTGGATCGCTAAGTTATTTGTTTAATACATTTTCTTCGGAAGACACCTCGTTTGCAACAGTATTACAACAAGCTTTAGACAAGGGTTTTACAGAACCAAATCCAAGAGAGGATTTAAGCGGAAACGATGTTGCAAGAAAATTATTAATCTTGGCGAGAGAACTAGATTTACATAATGAGCTTAGCGATGTTATTATCGAAAACCTAATTCCAGAACCACTTAGAGAAATTGAAACGGCTAATTTTTTAGAATCTTTAGATGAGATGAATGCTGTTTTTCAGACGAAAAAAGAAGCACAAAAAGAAGGTCATGTATTAAGATATATTGGTGATTTACACGGTGATTTATCACAAGAAAACGGTGCTCAATTAGATGTGAAACTAGAGTCTGTACCTAGTCAATCACCTTTAGGAGCGTTACAAGGTGCCGATTCTATTTTTGAAATTTATACAGAAAGTTACGGCGAAAAACCCATTGTTATTCAAGGCGCAGGAGCAGGAGCATCAGTAACAGCAAGAGGTGTTTTTGGAGATATATTAAGACTAACAGAAAAGAATAATTAA
- a CDS encoding trans-sulfuration enzyme family protein — translation MDSNNFETQAIRTQIERSQYLEHSSPLYLTSSYVFEDAEDMRASFADEKDRNIYSRYSNPNTSEFIDKICKMEGAESGYSFASGMSAIFSTLAALLNAGDHIISCNSVFGSTQTMFKNILPKWNISTSYFKIDAIDKIESLILPSTKVIYAESPTNPAVDILDLEALGRLAKKHNLILIIDNCFATPYLQQPIQFGADLVIHSATKLIDGQGRVLGGVTVGRADLIKKVYLFSRNTGPALSPFNAWVLSKSLETLAVRLDRHCENALKVATFLEVHDKVNVVKYPFLKSHPQHELAKKQMKAGGNIVAFEVKGGIEAGRQFLNNIKLLSLSANLGDTKSIVTHPASTTHAKLTEEERLLTGITGGLVRVSVGLEHSEDIIKDLNQALVL, via the coding sequence ATGGATTCTAATAATTTCGAAACCCAAGCCATAAGAACACAAATAGAACGTTCACAATATTTAGAACATTCTAGTCCGTTGTATTTAACATCAAGTTATGTTTTTGAAGATGCCGAAGATATGCGAGCCTCTTTTGCAGACGAGAAAGACCGTAATATTTATAGTCGTTATTCAAACCCGAATACGTCAGAGTTTATAGATAAAATCTGTAAAATGGAAGGTGCGGAAAGTGGTTATTCTTTTGCTTCGGGTATGTCTGCTATATTTTCAACATTAGCCGCTTTATTAAATGCTGGAGATCATATTATTTCATGTAATAGTGTGTTTGGTTCTACGCAAACCATGTTTAAAAATATTTTACCAAAGTGGAATATTTCTACAAGTTATTTTAAAATCGATGCTATTGATAAAATAGAAAGTCTAATTCTGCCAAGCACAAAAGTAATTTATGCAGAAAGTCCAACAAATCCTGCGGTAGATATTTTGGATTTAGAAGCTTTGGGACGCCTTGCGAAAAAACATAATCTTATTTTAATTATAGATAATTGTTTTGCAACACCGTATTTACAGCAACCTATACAATTTGGAGCAGATTTGGTAATCCATTCGGCAACAAAATTAATAGATGGGCAAGGTCGTGTGCTTGGAGGTGTTACTGTTGGTCGTGCCGATTTAATTAAAAAAGTCTACTTGTTTTCAAGAAACACAGGTCCAGCATTATCACCTTTTAATGCTTGGGTATTGTCTAAAAGTTTAGAGACTCTAGCGGTAAGATTGGATAGACATTGTGAAAACGCTTTAAAAGTAGCGACCTTTTTAGAAGTTCATGATAAAGTAAATGTCGTGAAATATCCTTTTTTAAAATCACATCCACAGCATGAGTTGGCTAAAAAACAAATGAAAGCAGGTGGTAATATTGTTGCTTTTGAAGTTAAAGGAGGTATTGAAGCAGGACGACAATTTTTAAATAATATAAAATTATTGTCCTTGTCTGCAAATCTTGGTGATACTAAAAGTATTGTCACGCATCCAGCATCAACAACGCATGCAAAGTTAACAGAAGAGGAAAGACTACTAACAGGAATTACTGGTGGTTTAGTACGTGTTTCGGTAGGATTGGAGCATTCAGAAGATATTATAAAAGATTTAAATCAAGCGTTAGTGCTATAA